The sequence TGTTCGGAAAGTCGATCTCGATCCGGTCGAACAGCGACAGGCTGTCCATGCCGAGGAGCAACGCCGGGCGCTCATCGAGCCCGAGCGCGCGGAACGCCTGACTGTCGGCGAAGCTGACGGGAAGATCGTTGATGTCCATGCCGTTGATGACGATGCGCTTGATCGCGGTGCGCGTCGCCTGCACGTCCTCACCTGTCACCGCGGCGAGGGTCGTCGGCAGGAAGGGCAGCCGGTTCGCGCGCTTTTCGGCCACCAGCCGTTGCAAAGCGAGGTTGCCGACGCTGGTTTGGGCGCCGGTGTCGACGATGACGTCGATGCGCCGGCCGTTCAGCCGCGCGTCGGACAGGATCAGCCGCCCCGCCGAATTGCGCGCCGTGACGACGATGGCGTCATCGTCGCGGATCACGGGCCGCGCGCGCTTGCGCGTTTCCAATATCTCCATCGTCTCGTCGCGGAAATCGATGAGCACGCGTCGTTCCTCGAGCATATCGACGCCGATCAGCCCCGCCGCGCCGATATGGCGGCCGTGAAACGCCGGGACATTGACCTTGGCCAGATGCAGCCTGGTCATCTGGAGCGCCGCGACATGATAGCT is a genomic window of Sphingopyxis sp. FD7 containing:
- a CDS encoding retroviral-like aspartic protease family protein codes for the protein MTRSVRRPILAALLAAAAPLLLSATPSPATPPSPAATPGPAAESGAPPVGVVPFIEPFDLDATRRMAVQVMIDGKGPFSFLVDTGAERTVIARELADRLGLVEGEKLRMATIGGSATVPSYHVAALQMTRLHLAKVNVPAFHGRHIGAAGLIGVDMLEERRVLIDFRDETMEILETRKRARPVIRDDDAIVVTARNSAGRLILSDARLNGRRIDVIVDTGAQTSVGNLALQRLVAEKRANRLPFLPTTLAAVTGEDVQATRTAIKRIVINGMDINDLPVSFADSQAFRALGLDERPALLLGMDSLSLFDRIEIDFPNKRVVFDLPERAHRNAGQRFAANGGAFGG